ATAGAGTCTGTGCATCCGTAATTACAATGCACCTTCTTGCATTTTGATGCAATAATGAACTAGGCGCTGTGTGCAAAGGCTGGAACACGTTTCTATTTTCTAAATAATTGTGTCCCGAATCCTACGATATATGTGTGATATTTTATATGGACGAGTTTTTTCTACACTCGCGTGTAGCTACTCTCATTATCAGTATACCATCATATGTATGTCCGCATactcatttatcactttgagtatgttcatatacttattttaagatacttcaaaggtatatacatgaaattttttgaaagcagacctattttttaaatatactaTGATTATACCTTAGtattagtatataaaataagtatgtccatatactctatgtatggtcacatatccaacatatatatcatcatatatattcttGTATGAACACATACTCTACATACATACTCTTCGTTGGATCGAATACGTCATATATCATGAGATACACATGTGGGAGTAGCTACAAACGAGTGTAGAAAGGAATTTTCCATTTTATATTATATTTATAATATAATTCAATatacaaaaaaaagaagataaatTTGGTAGAAGAAGTAACAAGGTAGCACAATATATGACTGATAATGATCACGTATGTCGAAACAAGAGAGAAGATTCCTGGAATTTCTCTGAATCAAGATATTTAATTTGTTCCAAAAAATACAGAGAGATGACAATAATATGCAAACACACATTAATTCAAATAATGATCATAACataaaaaaagattaaaatAATAATAACTCTTAGTTAATTCACAAATATGATTGCATGTTTCCTAGAACTGAGCTTGGATGCGGTCCACAGTCATCTTGTCGACTTGGAATGCCTTGGCAAGGATATCATCTGTGATGGAAGGCTTTGATCCGAATACAGCATTTGCCACGGTTATCACCCCAGGGTTTTGGCTGCTCAATGCTGCAAGTGCCACTGCATTTTTGGTTCCATAGTTGAATTGGAAATGGATCAACCCTTGAGGGAACACAAATACATCTCCTTTGTTAAGAACCTTTGTGAACAGTTTGTTGCCCGGGTTCGATGTGACAAAGCCTACGGAGAGGGAGCCCTCAAGCACGGTTAGGATCTCAGTTGCACGCGGATGTGTGTG
This window of the Panicum virgatum strain AP13 chromosome 1K, P.virgatum_v5, whole genome shotgun sequence genome carries:
- the LOC120653356 gene encoding putative germin-like protein 2-2 isoform X2, yielding MAFRAILLVATLLSLTCFHATASDPSLLQDFCVVDKMSKVRVNGFPCKDAKDVVAPDFFFSGLHLAGNTTNKQGSAVTPVNVAQIAGLNTMGISLARIDYAPYGLNPPHTHPRATEILTVLEGSLSVGFVTSNPGNKLFTKVLNKGDVFVFPQGLIHFQFNYGTKNAVALAALSSQNPGVITVANAVFGSKPSITDDILAKAFQVDKMTVDRIQAQF